In Biomphalaria glabrata chromosome 11, xgBioGlab47.1, whole genome shotgun sequence, the following proteins share a genomic window:
- the LOC106051836 gene encoding uncharacterized protein LOC106051836 isoform X2, whose amino-acid sequence MLNILPENYEYKLCEYLQLDREDKFLVTLRMTLSTKEEALEWKRNFEERSLTTHVKDKTYPNVERVSVFKAQYRCQFFDRRKNKKKLPEKSKFRDCHSILFINIKKYFRKTVDHHMPKYKMVVRLHYAHDHPLDTADVLKKRHLNEDIKRRFLEMFRQGMKPKDALDRHKKELLQSLGPEKYRQVVCDGYYVPNVPKIYRLYYQIHGKGVSAKTTTKRSSRHNPNPDWIAFQSCQDATNDEGGNHSDYNEEETIDQDQGNNSSLPCQGMVVNLHCSVVSDSSLQNNILEHNINTAEMLDPKALTEQMGQPHVVLNHNDEIQKLAEADITYPNITAHNSVYNDLRSQQSLSMATSLFSDSHLGMGLFQTTQHPSWDNFSVIQQAAVMVNDVPAAHQNMEFQNPIQQSQQDNYMNISQTSCDEANFLVPQNALDHRLQSSLTRDDYDMLSSQHYTWPHDRIQQQSNPGHATDKVITSRYSESRNQETKKFAVRKYIQKRKKKITKELNMKHVTKKWMERKPKVEAETQNMASEVVQNSLLADEADKLNVKLTTFFNKLKSKMSSDPKIFVPAVRSFILATENASDDSELVSFLKDFKKTEENILKSLQQYKLDSTRSCSSQTSLCGPVVKLYKIKPESKNKLKGRADTKVGTQKRCKSNLALKDLTEKTDCSNRFKNTLQSSNGKSKPLFIVEDLNFCSGNLSSCTQAKNLNLGTSPVHKEYVIQSSRLSNGLNKSEWQSNDLIIGSDLK is encoded by the exons ATGCTA AATATTTTGCCAGAAAACTATGAGTACAAGTTATGTGAATACTTGCAACTTGACAGAGAGGACAAATTTTTAGTGACACTTCGCATGACTCTTTCCACCAAAGAAGAGGCCTTAGAATGGAAACGTAACTTTGAAGAGAGATCTTTGACAACACATGTTAAAGACAAGACTTATCCCAATGTTGAGAGAGTCAGTGTTTTCAAG GCTCAGTACAGGTGTCAGTTTTTTGACAGAagaaagaataagaaaaaaCTACCAGAGAAGTCAAAATTTCGGGACTGTCACAGTATTCTTTTTatcaatataaagaaatatttcagaAAAACAGT gGACCACCATATGCCCAAATACAAAATGGTAGTTCGTCTTCACTATGCACATGACCACCCACTTGACACAGCTGATGTGCTGAAAAAGCGGCACCTAAATGAGGACATTAAGCGGCGCTTCCTGGAAATGTTTCGACAGGGCATGAAACCCAAAGACGCTCTTGACAGACATAAGAAAGAGCTTCTACAGAGCCTGGGTCCAGAGAAGTACAGACAGGTCGTATGTGATGGCTATTATGTGCCAAATGTTCCAAAAATTTACAG GTTGTATTATCAAATACATGGTAAAGGTGTATCGGCTAAAACTACAACAAAGAGATCCTCTCGACACAATCCTAACCCTGACTGGATAGCTTTTCAGAGTTGTCAGGACGCTACTAATGATGAAGGAGGAAACCATTCTGACTACAATGAAGAAGAGACTATAGACCAAGACCAGGGAAATAACTCAAGTCTTCCTTGCCAAGGAATGGTTGTGAACCTACATTGCAGTGTTGTTTCTGACAGCTCTCTTCAAAATAACATACTGGAACATAACATCAACACTGCGGAGATGCTAGACCCTAAAGCTCTGACAGAGCAGATGGGCCAGCCTCATGTTGTCCTGAATCACAATGATGAGATCCAGAAACTGGCAGAGGCAGACATAACTTATCCCAACATCACTGCTCACAATTCTGTCTACAACGATCTCAGAAGCCAACAGAGTCTGTCAATGGCCACATCTCTTTTCTCAGATTCCCATCTGGGAATGGGCTTGTTCCAAACAACTCAACATCCTTCCTGGGACAACTTCAGTGTTATCCAACAAGCAGCTGTCATGGTGAATGATGTACCTGCAGCTCATCAGAATATGGAGTTTCAAAATCCAATTCAACAAAGCCAGCAGGATAATTACATGAACATTTCTCAGACCAGCTGTGATGAAGCCAATTTTCTTGTGCCACAAAATGCACTGGATCACAGGTTGCAGAGCTCTTTAACTCGTGATGATTATGACATGCTCTCCTCTCAGCACTACACCTGGCCTCATGACAGAATTCAACAGCAGTCCAATCCAGGTCATGCAACTGATAAAGTCATAACCAGCAGATATTCTGAAAGCCGTaaccaagaaacaaaaaagtttgcaGTGAGAAAGTAcatccagaaaagaaaaaagaaaatcacaaaAGAGCTGAACATGAAACATGTAACCAAAAAATGGATGGAGAGGAAACCTAAAGTTGAGGCTGAGACCCAGAACATGGCCTCAGAAGTTGTACAGAATAGTTTGCTTGCTGATGAAGCTGATAAGCTCAATGTTAAACTGACAACATTTTTCAATAAGCTTAAAAGTAAAATGAGCTCAGACCCTAAAATATTTGTTCCTGCTGTACGAAGTTTTATCCTAGCTACTGAGAATGCTTCAGATGACAGTGAACTAGTCAGCTTTCTTAAAGACTTTAAGAAAACggaggaaaatattttaaaaagtctacaGCAGTATAAACTGGACAGTACCAGAAGCTGTAGTTCACAAACCTCACTGTGTGGCCCTGTGGTGAAGCTGTACAAAATAAAGCCTGAatcaaaaaacaaattgaaaggtAGAGCAGATACCAAAGTTGGTACTCAGAAGAGATGTAAATCAAATTTAGCTTTAAAAGACTTAACAGAAAAAACAGACTGTTCCAACAGATTCAAGAATACTCTGCAATCATCCAATGGAAAAAGTAAACCTTTATTTATAGTTGAAGATTTGAACTTTTGCTCAGGAAATCTTTCAAGTTGCACACAAGCCAAAAATTTAAATCTGGGAACCAGCCCTGTGCACAAGGAATATGTTATTCAGTCTAGCAGACTTTCCAATGGTCTCAACAAATCTGAATGGCAGTCAAATGATTTGATCATTGGTTCAGACTTAAAGTAA
- the LOC106051836 gene encoding uncharacterized protein LOC106051836 isoform X4 has product MPKYKMVVRLHYAHDHPLDTADVLKKRHLNEDIKRRFLEMFRQGMKPKDALDRHKKELLQSLGPEKYRQVVCDGYYVPNVPKIYRLYYQIHGKGVSAKTTTKRSSRHNPNPDWIAFQSCQDATNDEGGNHSDYNEEETIDQDQGNNSSLPCQGMVVNLHCSVVSDSSLQNNILEHNINTAEMLDPKALTEQMGQPHVVLNHNDEIQKLAEADITYPNITAHNSVYNDLRSQQSLSMATSLFSDSHLGMGLFQTTQHPSWDNFSVIQQAAVMVNDVPAAHQNMEFQNPIQQSQQDNYMNISQTSCDEANFLVPQNALDHRLQSSLTRDDYDMLSSQHYTWPHDRIQQQSNPGHATDKVITSRYSESRNQETKKFAVRKYIQKRKKKITKELNMKHVTKKWMERKPKVEAETQNMASEVVQNSLLADEADKLNVKLTTFFNKLKSKMSSDPKIFVPAVRSFILATENASDDSELVSFLKDFKKTEENILKSLQQYKLDSTRSCSSQTSLCGPVVKLYKIKPESKNKLKGRADTKVGTQKRCKSNLALKDLTEKTDCSNRFKNTLQSSNGKSKPLFIVEDLNFCSGNLSSCTQAKNLNLGTSPVHKEYVIQSSRLSNGLNKSEWQSNDLIIGSDLK; this is encoded by the exons ATGCCCAAATACAAAATGGTAGTTCGTCTTCACTATGCACATGACCACCCACTTGACACAGCTGATGTGCTGAAAAAGCGGCACCTAAATGAGGACATTAAGCGGCGCTTCCTGGAAATGTTTCGACAGGGCATGAAACCCAAAGACGCTCTTGACAGACATAAGAAAGAGCTTCTACAGAGCCTGGGTCCAGAGAAGTACAGACAGGTCGTATGTGATGGCTATTATGTGCCAAATGTTCCAAAAATTTACAG GTTGTATTATCAAATACATGGTAAAGGTGTATCGGCTAAAACTACAACAAAGAGATCCTCTCGACACAATCCTAACCCTGACTGGATAGCTTTTCAGAGTTGTCAGGACGCTACTAATGATGAAGGAGGAAACCATTCTGACTACAATGAAGAAGAGACTATAGACCAAGACCAGGGAAATAACTCAAGTCTTCCTTGCCAAGGAATGGTTGTGAACCTACATTGCAGTGTTGTTTCTGACAGCTCTCTTCAAAATAACATACTGGAACATAACATCAACACTGCGGAGATGCTAGACCCTAAAGCTCTGACAGAGCAGATGGGCCAGCCTCATGTTGTCCTGAATCACAATGATGAGATCCAGAAACTGGCAGAGGCAGACATAACTTATCCCAACATCACTGCTCACAATTCTGTCTACAACGATCTCAGAAGCCAACAGAGTCTGTCAATGGCCACATCTCTTTTCTCAGATTCCCATCTGGGAATGGGCTTGTTCCAAACAACTCAACATCCTTCCTGGGACAACTTCAGTGTTATCCAACAAGCAGCTGTCATGGTGAATGATGTACCTGCAGCTCATCAGAATATGGAGTTTCAAAATCCAATTCAACAAAGCCAGCAGGATAATTACATGAACATTTCTCAGACCAGCTGTGATGAAGCCAATTTTCTTGTGCCACAAAATGCACTGGATCACAGGTTGCAGAGCTCTTTAACTCGTGATGATTATGACATGCTCTCCTCTCAGCACTACACCTGGCCTCATGACAGAATTCAACAGCAGTCCAATCCAGGTCATGCAACTGATAAAGTCATAACCAGCAGATATTCTGAAAGCCGTaaccaagaaacaaaaaagtttgcaGTGAGAAAGTAcatccagaaaagaaaaaagaaaatcacaaaAGAGCTGAACATGAAACATGTAACCAAAAAATGGATGGAGAGGAAACCTAAAGTTGAGGCTGAGACCCAGAACATGGCCTCAGAAGTTGTACAGAATAGTTTGCTTGCTGATGAAGCTGATAAGCTCAATGTTAAACTGACAACATTTTTCAATAAGCTTAAAAGTAAAATGAGCTCAGACCCTAAAATATTTGTTCCTGCTGTACGAAGTTTTATCCTAGCTACTGAGAATGCTTCAGATGACAGTGAACTAGTCAGCTTTCTTAAAGACTTTAAGAAAACggaggaaaatattttaaaaagtctacaGCAGTATAAACTGGACAGTACCAGAAGCTGTAGTTCACAAACCTCACTGTGTGGCCCTGTGGTGAAGCTGTACAAAATAAAGCCTGAatcaaaaaacaaattgaaaggtAGAGCAGATACCAAAGTTGGTACTCAGAAGAGATGTAAATCAAATTTAGCTTTAAAAGACTTAACAGAAAAAACAGACTGTTCCAACAGATTCAAGAATACTCTGCAATCATCCAATGGAAAAAGTAAACCTTTATTTATAGTTGAAGATTTGAACTTTTGCTCAGGAAATCTTTCAAGTTGCACACAAGCCAAAAATTTAAATCTGGGAACCAGCCCTGTGCACAAGGAATATGTTATTCAGTCTAGCAGACTTTCCAATGGTCTCAACAAATCTGAATGGCAGTCAAATGATTTGATCATTGGTTCAGACTTAAAGTAA
- the LOC106051836 gene encoding uncharacterized protein LOC106051836 isoform X1: protein MMDVPTDSNRIQTSLNLAKRTLTTFPFSKKTCVCNCGKYKLDELPKLRNILPENYEYKLCEYLQLDREDKFLVTLRMTLSTKEEALEWKRNFEERSLTTHVKDKTYPNVERVSVFKAQYRCQFFDRRKNKKKLPEKSKFRDCHSILFINIKKYFRKTVDHHMPKYKMVVRLHYAHDHPLDTADVLKKRHLNEDIKRRFLEMFRQGMKPKDALDRHKKELLQSLGPEKYRQVVCDGYYVPNVPKIYRLYYQIHGKGVSAKTTTKRSSRHNPNPDWIAFQSCQDATNDEGGNHSDYNEEETIDQDQGNNSSLPCQGMVVNLHCSVVSDSSLQNNILEHNINTAEMLDPKALTEQMGQPHVVLNHNDEIQKLAEADITYPNITAHNSVYNDLRSQQSLSMATSLFSDSHLGMGLFQTTQHPSWDNFSVIQQAAVMVNDVPAAHQNMEFQNPIQQSQQDNYMNISQTSCDEANFLVPQNALDHRLQSSLTRDDYDMLSSQHYTWPHDRIQQQSNPGHATDKVITSRYSESRNQETKKFAVRKYIQKRKKKITKELNMKHVTKKWMERKPKVEAETQNMASEVVQNSLLADEADKLNVKLTTFFNKLKSKMSSDPKIFVPAVRSFILATENASDDSELVSFLKDFKKTEENILKSLQQYKLDSTRSCSSQTSLCGPVVKLYKIKPESKNKLKGRADTKVGTQKRCKSNLALKDLTEKTDCSNRFKNTLQSSNGKSKPLFIVEDLNFCSGNLSSCTQAKNLNLGTSPVHKEYVIQSSRLSNGLNKSEWQSNDLIIGSDLK, encoded by the exons ATGATGGATGTTCCAACAGATTCTAATCGAATTCAAACATCTTTAAATCTTGCCAAAAGAACGTTAACGACATTTCCATTCTCAAAAAAAACTTGTGTTTGCAACTGTGGAAAATACAAATTGGACGAGTTACCAAAATTACGA AATATTTTGCCAGAAAACTATGAGTACAAGTTATGTGAATACTTGCAACTTGACAGAGAGGACAAATTTTTAGTGACACTTCGCATGACTCTTTCCACCAAAGAAGAGGCCTTAGAATGGAAACGTAACTTTGAAGAGAGATCTTTGACAACACATGTTAAAGACAAGACTTATCCCAATGTTGAGAGAGTCAGTGTTTTCAAG GCTCAGTACAGGTGTCAGTTTTTTGACAGAagaaagaataagaaaaaaCTACCAGAGAAGTCAAAATTTCGGGACTGTCACAGTATTCTTTTTatcaatataaagaaatatttcagaAAAACAGT gGACCACCATATGCCCAAATACAAAATGGTAGTTCGTCTTCACTATGCACATGACCACCCACTTGACACAGCTGATGTGCTGAAAAAGCGGCACCTAAATGAGGACATTAAGCGGCGCTTCCTGGAAATGTTTCGACAGGGCATGAAACCCAAAGACGCTCTTGACAGACATAAGAAAGAGCTTCTACAGAGCCTGGGTCCAGAGAAGTACAGACAGGTCGTATGTGATGGCTATTATGTGCCAAATGTTCCAAAAATTTACAG GTTGTATTATCAAATACATGGTAAAGGTGTATCGGCTAAAACTACAACAAAGAGATCCTCTCGACACAATCCTAACCCTGACTGGATAGCTTTTCAGAGTTGTCAGGACGCTACTAATGATGAAGGAGGAAACCATTCTGACTACAATGAAGAAGAGACTATAGACCAAGACCAGGGAAATAACTCAAGTCTTCCTTGCCAAGGAATGGTTGTGAACCTACATTGCAGTGTTGTTTCTGACAGCTCTCTTCAAAATAACATACTGGAACATAACATCAACACTGCGGAGATGCTAGACCCTAAAGCTCTGACAGAGCAGATGGGCCAGCCTCATGTTGTCCTGAATCACAATGATGAGATCCAGAAACTGGCAGAGGCAGACATAACTTATCCCAACATCACTGCTCACAATTCTGTCTACAACGATCTCAGAAGCCAACAGAGTCTGTCAATGGCCACATCTCTTTTCTCAGATTCCCATCTGGGAATGGGCTTGTTCCAAACAACTCAACATCCTTCCTGGGACAACTTCAGTGTTATCCAACAAGCAGCTGTCATGGTGAATGATGTACCTGCAGCTCATCAGAATATGGAGTTTCAAAATCCAATTCAACAAAGCCAGCAGGATAATTACATGAACATTTCTCAGACCAGCTGTGATGAAGCCAATTTTCTTGTGCCACAAAATGCACTGGATCACAGGTTGCAGAGCTCTTTAACTCGTGATGATTATGACATGCTCTCCTCTCAGCACTACACCTGGCCTCATGACAGAATTCAACAGCAGTCCAATCCAGGTCATGCAACTGATAAAGTCATAACCAGCAGATATTCTGAAAGCCGTaaccaagaaacaaaaaagtttgcaGTGAGAAAGTAcatccagaaaagaaaaaagaaaatcacaaaAGAGCTGAACATGAAACATGTAACCAAAAAATGGATGGAGAGGAAACCTAAAGTTGAGGCTGAGACCCAGAACATGGCCTCAGAAGTTGTACAGAATAGTTTGCTTGCTGATGAAGCTGATAAGCTCAATGTTAAACTGACAACATTTTTCAATAAGCTTAAAAGTAAAATGAGCTCAGACCCTAAAATATTTGTTCCTGCTGTACGAAGTTTTATCCTAGCTACTGAGAATGCTTCAGATGACAGTGAACTAGTCAGCTTTCTTAAAGACTTTAAGAAAACggaggaaaatattttaaaaagtctacaGCAGTATAAACTGGACAGTACCAGAAGCTGTAGTTCACAAACCTCACTGTGTGGCCCTGTGGTGAAGCTGTACAAAATAAAGCCTGAatcaaaaaacaaattgaaaggtAGAGCAGATACCAAAGTTGGTACTCAGAAGAGATGTAAATCAAATTTAGCTTTAAAAGACTTAACAGAAAAAACAGACTGTTCCAACAGATTCAAGAATACTCTGCAATCATCCAATGGAAAAAGTAAACCTTTATTTATAGTTGAAGATTTGAACTTTTGCTCAGGAAATCTTTCAAGTTGCACACAAGCCAAAAATTTAAATCTGGGAACCAGCCCTGTGCACAAGGAATATGTTATTCAGTCTAGCAGACTTTCCAATGGTCTCAACAAATCTGAATGGCAGTCAAATGATTTGATCATTGGTTCAGACTTAAAGTAA
- the LOC106051836 gene encoding uncharacterized protein LOC106051836 isoform X3 produces MTLSTKEEALEWKRNFEERSLTTHVKDKTYPNVERVSVFKAQYRCQFFDRRKNKKKLPEKSKFRDCHSILFINIKKYFRKTVDHHMPKYKMVVRLHYAHDHPLDTADVLKKRHLNEDIKRRFLEMFRQGMKPKDALDRHKKELLQSLGPEKYRQVVCDGYYVPNVPKIYRLYYQIHGKGVSAKTTTKRSSRHNPNPDWIAFQSCQDATNDEGGNHSDYNEEETIDQDQGNNSSLPCQGMVVNLHCSVVSDSSLQNNILEHNINTAEMLDPKALTEQMGQPHVVLNHNDEIQKLAEADITYPNITAHNSVYNDLRSQQSLSMATSLFSDSHLGMGLFQTTQHPSWDNFSVIQQAAVMVNDVPAAHQNMEFQNPIQQSQQDNYMNISQTSCDEANFLVPQNALDHRLQSSLTRDDYDMLSSQHYTWPHDRIQQQSNPGHATDKVITSRYSESRNQETKKFAVRKYIQKRKKKITKELNMKHVTKKWMERKPKVEAETQNMASEVVQNSLLADEADKLNVKLTTFFNKLKSKMSSDPKIFVPAVRSFILATENASDDSELVSFLKDFKKTEENILKSLQQYKLDSTRSCSSQTSLCGPVVKLYKIKPESKNKLKGRADTKVGTQKRCKSNLALKDLTEKTDCSNRFKNTLQSSNGKSKPLFIVEDLNFCSGNLSSCTQAKNLNLGTSPVHKEYVIQSSRLSNGLNKSEWQSNDLIIGSDLK; encoded by the exons ATGACTCTTTCCACCAAAGAAGAGGCCTTAGAATGGAAACGTAACTTTGAAGAGAGATCTTTGACAACACATGTTAAAGACAAGACTTATCCCAATGTTGAGAGAGTCAGTGTTTTCAAG GCTCAGTACAGGTGTCAGTTTTTTGACAGAagaaagaataagaaaaaaCTACCAGAGAAGTCAAAATTTCGGGACTGTCACAGTATTCTTTTTatcaatataaagaaatatttcagaAAAACAGT gGACCACCATATGCCCAAATACAAAATGGTAGTTCGTCTTCACTATGCACATGACCACCCACTTGACACAGCTGATGTGCTGAAAAAGCGGCACCTAAATGAGGACATTAAGCGGCGCTTCCTGGAAATGTTTCGACAGGGCATGAAACCCAAAGACGCTCTTGACAGACATAAGAAAGAGCTTCTACAGAGCCTGGGTCCAGAGAAGTACAGACAGGTCGTATGTGATGGCTATTATGTGCCAAATGTTCCAAAAATTTACAG GTTGTATTATCAAATACATGGTAAAGGTGTATCGGCTAAAACTACAACAAAGAGATCCTCTCGACACAATCCTAACCCTGACTGGATAGCTTTTCAGAGTTGTCAGGACGCTACTAATGATGAAGGAGGAAACCATTCTGACTACAATGAAGAAGAGACTATAGACCAAGACCAGGGAAATAACTCAAGTCTTCCTTGCCAAGGAATGGTTGTGAACCTACATTGCAGTGTTGTTTCTGACAGCTCTCTTCAAAATAACATACTGGAACATAACATCAACACTGCGGAGATGCTAGACCCTAAAGCTCTGACAGAGCAGATGGGCCAGCCTCATGTTGTCCTGAATCACAATGATGAGATCCAGAAACTGGCAGAGGCAGACATAACTTATCCCAACATCACTGCTCACAATTCTGTCTACAACGATCTCAGAAGCCAACAGAGTCTGTCAATGGCCACATCTCTTTTCTCAGATTCCCATCTGGGAATGGGCTTGTTCCAAACAACTCAACATCCTTCCTGGGACAACTTCAGTGTTATCCAACAAGCAGCTGTCATGGTGAATGATGTACCTGCAGCTCATCAGAATATGGAGTTTCAAAATCCAATTCAACAAAGCCAGCAGGATAATTACATGAACATTTCTCAGACCAGCTGTGATGAAGCCAATTTTCTTGTGCCACAAAATGCACTGGATCACAGGTTGCAGAGCTCTTTAACTCGTGATGATTATGACATGCTCTCCTCTCAGCACTACACCTGGCCTCATGACAGAATTCAACAGCAGTCCAATCCAGGTCATGCAACTGATAAAGTCATAACCAGCAGATATTCTGAAAGCCGTaaccaagaaacaaaaaagtttgcaGTGAGAAAGTAcatccagaaaagaaaaaagaaaatcacaaaAGAGCTGAACATGAAACATGTAACCAAAAAATGGATGGAGAGGAAACCTAAAGTTGAGGCTGAGACCCAGAACATGGCCTCAGAAGTTGTACAGAATAGTTTGCTTGCTGATGAAGCTGATAAGCTCAATGTTAAACTGACAACATTTTTCAATAAGCTTAAAAGTAAAATGAGCTCAGACCCTAAAATATTTGTTCCTGCTGTACGAAGTTTTATCCTAGCTACTGAGAATGCTTCAGATGACAGTGAACTAGTCAGCTTTCTTAAAGACTTTAAGAAAACggaggaaaatattttaaaaagtctacaGCAGTATAAACTGGACAGTACCAGAAGCTGTAGTTCACAAACCTCACTGTGTGGCCCTGTGGTGAAGCTGTACAAAATAAAGCCTGAatcaaaaaacaaattgaaaggtAGAGCAGATACCAAAGTTGGTACTCAGAAGAGATGTAAATCAAATTTAGCTTTAAAAGACTTAACAGAAAAAACAGACTGTTCCAACAGATTCAAGAATACTCTGCAATCATCCAATGGAAAAAGTAAACCTTTATTTATAGTTGAAGATTTGAACTTTTGCTCAGGAAATCTTTCAAGTTGCACACAAGCCAAAAATTTAAATCTGGGAACCAGCCCTGTGCACAAGGAATATGTTATTCAGTCTAGCAGACTTTCCAATGGTCTCAACAAATCTGAATGGCAGTCAAATGATTTGATCATTGGTTCAGACTTAAAGTAA